From the Sporomusaceae bacterium FL31 genome, the window CATAACGCTGCCTTGGAAAAAGCCAAAGCCGTTGATGCTAAAATCCAGCGCGGTGAAGCTATTACTCCACTAGCGGGAATTCCAGGCGCTATTAAAGATAATATCTGCACATTGGGTGTGAAAACAACGTGTGCTTCTAAAATATTAGCCGATTTTGTACCGCCTTATAACGCTACTGTTATCGAAAAACTCGGCCAGGATATTGTTATGGTCGGAAAAGCCAACCTGGATGAATTCGCCATGGGTGGATCTACTGAAAACTCCGGCTTTTATCCAAGCCACAACCCTTGGAATCTATCGACAGTGCCAGGGGGATCGAGCGGCGGCTCGGCTGCTGCTGTAGCGGCTGGCGAAGCAATCTGGTCACTGGGATCAGATACAGGCGGATCAATCCGTCAACCTGCAGCTTATTGCGGTTTAGTTGGACTCAAGCCGACTTATGGACGGGTTTCCCGTTATGGATTAGTCGCTTTTGCCTCTTCGCTTGACCAAATTGGACCCATTACACGCGATGTTACTGATTGCGCCTATGTCATGAATGCCATTTCCGGATATGACGCTAAAGACTCGACTTCCATCAATGCAGCAACTCCTGACTATACGAAAGCGCTTGTTAATAATATCAAGGGTTTGAAGATCGGGATTCCAAAAGAATATTTTGTTGCTGGAATGGATCCGGAAGTTGAGAAATCAATTCGTCAGGCCATCGATCAGCTTGTGGCGCTTGGTGCGGAACTGACTGAAATCTCCATGCCGCATACCGAATATGCTTTATCCGCTTATTACCTCATTGCTCCAGCTGAGGCCAGTTCCAACTTGGCACGTTATGATGGGGTAGGTTTTGGCCATCGTGCTCCCGGTAATGATATTGTCGACATGTACAAGAAAACCCGCAGTGAGGCTTTTGGCACTGAAGTTAAACGCCGCATTATGCTGGGAACCTATGCATTAAGTTCAGGCTATTATGATGCGTATTATTTAAAAGCACTGAAAGTACGCACCTTGGTTAAACAAGATTTTGACCGTGCTTTTGAAAAAGTCGATGTACTAATTACACCAACAGCTCCAACTACAGCCTTTAAGATGGGTGAAAAATCAAGCAATCCGTTATCCATGTATTTACAGGATGTTTGTACCATTCCGGTAAACCTGGCTGGTGTGCCTGGTATTTCAATTCCGTGCGGCTTTGCGAATGGCATGCCAATCGGAATGCAAATTATCGGTAAGCCGCTTGATGAAGAAACAATTATTCGGACTGCCTACACTTTCGAACAAAATAACGACTACCACAAGCGTTTTGCGCCGCTCGGGGAGGTTAAATAATGGATTATGAAATCGTCATAGGTCTTGAAGTACATACTGAACTTAAAACTAATTCCAAGATTTTTTGTGGCTGCAGCACCAAGTTTGGTTCTGAGCAAAACACCAATGTTTGCCCGGTTTGTCTCGGACTTCCCGGGGTATTGCCAGTCATTAACGAAAAAGTAGTTGAGTTTGCCATTAAGGCTGGGCTGGCACTCAATTGCTCAATTTTACCATTCAGTAAGTTTGACCGGAAGAATTACTACTATCCGGATTTGCCGAAGAATTTTCAGACATCACAATATGATTTGCCAATTGCTGTGAATGGCTATTTGGATATTGATGTTAATGGAGAAACCAAAAGAATCGGTGTAACTCGGGTACATATGGAAGAAGATGCGGGTAAACTGGTTCACTCTGGTACTATCTCCAATTCCGAATATGCGTTAGTGGATTATAACCGTACCGGCGTACCGCTGATTGAGATTGTATCTGAGCCTGACCTGCGTACACCAGAAGAGGCTAAGGCTTACTTAGAAAAGCTCAAGTCTATTCTTGAGTACATTGATGTCTCTGATTGTAAGATGGAAGAAGGCAGCTTGCGCTGCGATGCCAACATTTCGCTTCGTGAGCGGGGCGAGTCGAAGTTAGGTACAAAAGCCGAAATCAAAAACTTAAATTCCTTTAAAATGGTTCAAAAAGGATTAGAATATGAAGCCGAGCGTCAAGC encodes:
- the gatA gene encoding glutamyl-tRNA(Gln) amidotransferase subunit A, with amino-acid sequence MEKAKAVDAKIQRGEAITPLAGIPGAIKDNICTLGVKTTCASKILADFVPPYNATVIEKLGQDIVMVGKANLDEFAMGGSTENSGFYPSHNPWNLSTVPGGSSGGSAAAVAAGEAIWSLGSDTGGSIRQPAAYCGLVGLKPTYGRVSRYGLVAFASSLDQIGPITRDVTDCAYVMNAISGYDAKDSTSINAATPDYTKALVNNIKGLKIGIPKEYFVAGMDPEVEKSIRQAIDQLVALGAELTEISMPHTEYALSAYYLIAPAEASSNLARYDGVGFGHRAPGNDIVDMYKKTRSEAFGTEVKRRIMLGTYALSSGYYDAYYLKALKVRTLVKQDFDRAFEKVDVLITPTAPTTAFKMGEKSSNPLSMYLQDVCTIPVNLAGVPGISIPCGFANGMPIGMQIIGKPLDEETIIRTAYTFEQNNDYHKRFAPLGEVK